ATAAGAGATACTATAGTTGTAAATATTGCAACTCCAGCAGAGGGACCATCTTTAGGCGTTGCCCCCTCTGGAACGTGCAGGTGTATATCCTTGTGCTGCCAATCTTTGTCTGGCACTACAAAACTATTTACATGAGAGCAAAAGAAGCTATATGCGGCCTGGGTTGATTCTTTCATAACATCTCCAAGCTTACCCGTTGCCTTAATTTCTCCTTTGCCAGGAATTGAAACAGCCTCAATTGAAAGTAAGTCACCACCAACTTCTGTATATGCAAGACCCGTTGTAGATCCAACTATATCCTTCTCTTCAGCAAGACCATACCTAAATTTTTTAGGACCTAAAAATTCCTCTATATTATTAGATGTAATAGTAATGGATTTGACTTCCTTATCAGATAAGATTCTGCGCAAAGACTTACGCGCAAGAGTCGCTATCTCTCTTTCTAAATTACGCACTCCTGATTCTCTGGTGTAGTATCTGATTAAATCTAGCAAAGCAGAGTCTGCTATAATAAATTCAGATGCCTTCATATTATGCGCTTTAAGCTGCTTTGGTATTAAATATTTTTGAGCAATCTGGAACTTTTCTTCTTCAACATATCCATCAATTCTAATTATCTCCATCCTATCGAGCAATGGCCTTGCGATATTCGTAGAGTTTGCCGTTGCAATAAACATTATATTAGAAAGATCGTACTCAACATCTAAATAGTGGTCCACAAATGCCTTATTTTGCTCTGGATCAAGTACTTCAAGCATCGCAGATGATGGGTCACCCCTAAAATCTGCCCCAATCTTGTCAATCTCATCTAAAAGCATCAAAGGATTGTTAACCTTAACTCTCCTAAGCTGCTTAACAATCTTACCCGGCATAGAACCAATATATGTTTTTCTATGCCCTCTAATTTCAGCTTCGTCCTTTATACCACCTAAAGAAAATTTCGTATACTGTCTTCCCACAGCCTCTGCAATAGACTTAGCCAGCGAAGTTTTACCAACACCAGGAGGACCAACGAAACATATAATTGGGCTTGACATATTTTTTGACCTTTGCAGTACTGCTAGATAGTCAAGGATTCTTTCTTTAACTTTTTCTAACCCATAGTGATCACGCTCAAGGATTGCGGCCGCTTGCTTAACGTTCACTTTTGCTTTGTCAAACTTGCCCCATGGCATCTCAAGTAAAATATCCAAATAACTACGTAGCACACTTGCCTCAGAAGTCATAGAATTCATTCCTTTAAGCTTCTTAAACTCTTGTTGTGCTTTTTCTCTAGCCTCTTTACTCAAAGGCAAGGTTTGAATCTTTTTCTCGATCTCTGCCAACTCAGCCTTATCATCATCGCCAAGTTCTTTCTGAATGGCTTTCATCTGCTCATGCAGATAATAATCTTTCTGAGTTTTTTCTATTTGCTGCTTAACGCGATTACTAACATTTGTATCTGCATCAATAATAGCAAGCTCGTTACTAATTAAAGTAGTTAGTTCTTCAATTCTTTGTGGAACATTTGCTATTTCAAGTATTTTTTGCTTTTTATCCGTTTTACAGACTAGATGTGAAGCTATAATATTACTCAAATATGCAGGATTTTTCTTTTGAGAACTAATCGCATTAATAACCTCAAGACTGACTTTACGGCTATTTTTCGCATATTTTTTAAATACCTCAACCAGATCATCTGTCATGATATTAATTTGGTCGGTCTTAGCGTACTCTTCGTCATCCAGAACTTCGTATTCAGCAACTAAGTAATCATTTTCTGTAATATTGGAGATCCTAACCCTTTGTTTTGCTTCAACTAAAAGCTTGATATTGTTATTAGAAAGCTTAATTGCCTGCAAGATTTTTGCTATGACACCAGTTTCATATACATCATTTGGTGCTGGCTCATTTACATCCTGCGATTTTTGAGCAGTAAATATCATTGACTCCACTTTATACACATCTTGTGCAGCAGAAAGAGCCTTGAT
Above is a genomic segment from Candidatus Phycorickettsia trachydisci containing:
- the lon gene encoding endopeptidase La produces the protein MSKNELPVVPLRDIVLFPGAIIPLFVGREKSIKALSAAQDVYKVESMIFTAQKSQDVNEPAPNDVYETGVIAKILQAIKLSNNNIKLLVEAKQRVRISNITENDYLVAEYEVLDDEEYAKTDQINIMTDDLVEVFKKYAKNSRKVSLEVINAISSQKKNPAYLSNIIASHLVCKTDKKQKILEIANVPQRIEELTTLISNELAIIDADTNVSNRVKQQIEKTQKDYYLHEQMKAIQKELGDDDKAELAEIEKKIQTLPLSKEAREKAQQEFKKLKGMNSMTSEASVLRSYLDILLEMPWGKFDKAKVNVKQAAAILERDHYGLEKVKERILDYLAVLQRSKNMSSPIICFVGPPGVGKTSLAKSIAEAVGRQYTKFSLGGIKDEAEIRGHRKTYIGSMPGKIVKQLRRVKVNNPLMLLDEIDKIGADFRGDPSSAMLEVLDPEQNKAFVDHYLDVEYDLSNIMFIATANSTNIARPLLDRMEIIRIDGYVEEEKFQIAQKYLIPKQLKAHNMKASEFIIADSALLDLIRYYTRESGVRNLEREIATLARKSLRRILSDKEVKSITITSNNIEEFLGPKKFRYGLAEEKDIVGSTTGLAYTEVGGDLLSIEAVSIPGKGEIKATGKLGDVMKESTQAAYSFFCSHVNSFVVPDKDWQHKDIHLHVPEGATPKDGPSAGVAIFTTIVSLMTGVPVRKDVAMTGEITLRGNVLPIGGLKEKLLAASRGGIKTVIIPQDNMKDLKDIPPGIKQKLQIVPVSKALEVLDIALNGKFYSDVRIH